The Microcebus murinus isolate Inina chromosome 4, M.murinus_Inina_mat1.0, whole genome shotgun sequence genome has a segment encoding these proteins:
- the XNDC1N gene encoding protein XNDC1N isoform X1, producing MAPVKISHVVSFSSQDPKYPVENLLNPDSQRRPWLSCPRDKSGQLKVELQLERAVPIGYIDVGNCGCAFLQIDVGRSSWSLDRPFVTLLPATMLMSLADSKQGKNCSGVRMFKADDFLAPASEESWDRLRLTCSQPFTRHQSFGLTFLRVRSSLDSLDDPVMGPSTPVSSGLSQGSCDVQESGPSPWLANPSIRRTFFPDPQRNTKKSSELRNILMHLQPGALGRSARMVLSAALRTPANMASPKNNHIEPGTSHPDSSEPRAEEQNSENDVRRMKRQKMQDQRPPSNSNSQPNRRGTTRSRQRKQHRPQAQSDGGQDSGQCPICAGSFNIESLPLHAATCGETFLSPYSSSSSPESSPPISWVQCPICQLQFSAREVEEHASACGEVPQA from the exons ATGGCGCCTGTGAAGATCAGCCACGTGGTATCATTTTCCTCTCAG GATCCCAAGTATCCTGTAGAGAACTTGCTCAACCCCGACAGTCAGAGGAGACCTTGGCTCAGCTGCCCTCGGGACAAGAGTGGGCAACTGAAAGTGGAGCTACAGCTGGAGAGGGCAGTGCCCATTGGCTACATTGATGTGG GTAACTGTGGCTGTGCTTTCCTGCAAATAGATGTGGGACGTTCTTCCTGGTCCTTGGACAGACCTTTCGTCACCCTGCTTCCTGCAACCATGCTGATGTCCCTAGCTGACTCAAAGCAGGGCAAGAACTGCTCAGGGGTCCGCATGTTTAAAGCTG ATGATTTCCTGGCTCCAGCCTCGGAAGAGTCATGGGATCGACTTCGCCTTACCTGCTCCCAGCCCTTCACACGTCATCAGTCCTTTGGCCTGACCTTTCTGCGAGTGCGTTCCTCTTTGGACTCCTTGGATGACCCTGTGATGGGTCCCTCAACCCCTGTCAGCTCTGGCCTCAGCCAG gGATCTTGTGATGTTCAGGAGTCTGGTCCCAGCCCCTGGTTGGCTAATCCTTCCATCCGGAGGACATTCTTCCCAGATCCCCAGAG GAACACCAAGAAAAGTTCAGAGCTCAGAAACATACTAATGCACCTGCAGCCAGGGGCTCTGGGGCGTTCAGCCCGCATGGTGCTTTCGGCTGCCCTCCGGACACCAGCCAACATGGCAAGCCCAAAGAACAACCATATAGAACCAGGTACTAGTCATCCAGATAGCTCAG AGCCCAGAGCAGAGGAGCAAAACTCTGAGAATGATGTGCGTAggatgaaaagacagaaaatgcagGACCAAAG GCCTCCGTCCAACTCTAACTCTCAGCCAAACAGGAGGGGGACAACAAGGTCACGGCAAAGAAAACAACACCGACCCCAGGCCCAAAGTGATGGTGGCCAGGATAGTGGACAGTGCCCCATCTGTGCAG gCTCCTTCAACATTGAGAGTCTTCCCCTGCACGCTGCTACTTGTGGAGAGACCTTCTTGTCACCATATTCATCCTCGTCTTCCCCAGAGAGTTCACCACCCATTTCCTGGGTCCAGTGCCCTATCTGCCAGTTGCAGTTCTCAGCAAGAGAAGTAGAAGAACATGCCAGCGCATGTGGGGAGGTCCCTCAGGCATGA
- the XNDC1N gene encoding protein XNDC1N isoform X2: MAPVKISHVVSFSSQDPKYPVENLLNPDSQRRPWLSCPRDKSGQLKVELQLERAVPIGYIDVGNCGCAFLQIDVGRSSWSLDRPFVTLLPATMLMSLADSKQGKNCSGVRMFKADDFLAPASEESWDRLRLTCSQPFTRHQSFGLTFLRVRSSLDSLDDPVMGPSTPVSSGLSQGSCDVQESGPSPWLANPSIRRTFFPDPQRNTKKSSELRNILMHLQPGALGRSARMVLSAALRTPANMASPKNNHIEPEPRAEEQNSENDVRRMKRQKMQDQRPPSNSNSQPNRRGTTRSRQRKQHRPQAQSDGGQDSGQCPICAGSFNIESLPLHAATCGETFLSPYSSSSSPESSPPISWVQCPICQLQFSAREVEEHASACGEVPQA, translated from the exons ATGGCGCCTGTGAAGATCAGCCACGTGGTATCATTTTCCTCTCAG GATCCCAAGTATCCTGTAGAGAACTTGCTCAACCCCGACAGTCAGAGGAGACCTTGGCTCAGCTGCCCTCGGGACAAGAGTGGGCAACTGAAAGTGGAGCTACAGCTGGAGAGGGCAGTGCCCATTGGCTACATTGATGTGG GTAACTGTGGCTGTGCTTTCCTGCAAATAGATGTGGGACGTTCTTCCTGGTCCTTGGACAGACCTTTCGTCACCCTGCTTCCTGCAACCATGCTGATGTCCCTAGCTGACTCAAAGCAGGGCAAGAACTGCTCAGGGGTCCGCATGTTTAAAGCTG ATGATTTCCTGGCTCCAGCCTCGGAAGAGTCATGGGATCGACTTCGCCTTACCTGCTCCCAGCCCTTCACACGTCATCAGTCCTTTGGCCTGACCTTTCTGCGAGTGCGTTCCTCTTTGGACTCCTTGGATGACCCTGTGATGGGTCCCTCAACCCCTGTCAGCTCTGGCCTCAGCCAG gGATCTTGTGATGTTCAGGAGTCTGGTCCCAGCCCCTGGTTGGCTAATCCTTCCATCCGGAGGACATTCTTCCCAGATCCCCAGAG GAACACCAAGAAAAGTTCAGAGCTCAGAAACATACTAATGCACCTGCAGCCAGGGGCTCTGGGGCGTTCAGCCCGCATGGTGCTTTCGGCTGCCCTCCGGACACCAGCCAACATGGCAAGCCCAAAGAACAACCATATAGAACCAG AGCCCAGAGCAGAGGAGCAAAACTCTGAGAATGATGTGCGTAggatgaaaagacagaaaatgcagGACCAAAG GCCTCCGTCCAACTCTAACTCTCAGCCAAACAGGAGGGGGACAACAAGGTCACGGCAAAGAAAACAACACCGACCCCAGGCCCAAAGTGATGGTGGCCAGGATAGTGGACAGTGCCCCATCTGTGCAG gCTCCTTCAACATTGAGAGTCTTCCCCTGCACGCTGCTACTTGTGGAGAGACCTTCTTGTCACCATATTCATCCTCGTCTTCCCCAGAGAGTTCACCACCCATTTCCTGGGTCCAGTGCCCTATCTGCCAGTTGCAGTTCTCAGCAAGAGAAGTAGAAGAACATGCCAGCGCATGTGGGGAGGTCCCTCAGGCATGA
- the XNDC1N gene encoding protein XNDC1N (The RefSeq protein has 1 substitution compared to this genomic sequence) → MAPVKISHVVSFSSQDPKYPVENLLNPDSQRRPWLSCPRDKSGQLKVELQLERAVPIGYIDVGNCGCAFLQIDVGRSSWSLDRPFVTLLPATMLMSLADSKQGKNCSGVRMFKADDFLAPASEESWDRLRLTCSQPFTRHQSFGLTFLRVRSSLDSLDDPVMGPSTPVSSGLSQGSCDVQESGPSPWLANPSIRRTFFPDPQRNTKKSSELRNILMQLQPGALGRSARMVLSAALRTPANMASPKNNHIEPGTSHPDSSEPRAEEQNSENDVRRMKRQKMQDQRPPSNSNSQPNRRGTTRSRQRKQHRPQAQSDGGQDSGQCPICAGSFNIESLPLHAATCGETFLSPYSSSSSPESSPPISWVQCPICQLQFSAREVEEHASACGEVPQA, encoded by the exons ATGGCGCCTGTGAAGATCAGCCACGTGGTATCATTTTCCTCTCAG GATCCCAAGTATCCTGTAGAGAACTTGCTCAACCCCGACAGTCAGAGGAGACCTTGGCTCAGCTGCCCTCGGGACAAGAGTGGGCAACTGAAAGTGGAGCTACAGCTGGAGAGGGCAGTGCCCATTGGCTACATTGATGTGG GTAACTGTGGCTGTGCTTTCCTGCAAATAGATGTGGGACGTTCTTCCTGGTCCTTGGACAGACCTTTCGTCACCCTGCTTCCTGCAACCATGCTGATGTCCCTAGCTGACTCAAAGCAGGGCAAGAACTGCTCAGGGGTCCGCATGTTTAAAGCTG ATGATTTCCTGGCTCCAGCCTCGGAAGAGTCATGGGATCGACTTCGCCTTACCTGCTCCCAGCCCTTCACACGTCATCAGTCCTTTGGCCTGACCTTTCTGCGAGTGCGTTCCTCTTTGGACTCCTTGGATGACCCTGTGATGGGTCCCTCAACCCCTGTCAGCTCTGGCCTCAGCCAG gGATCTTGTGATGTTCAGGAGTCTGGTCCCAGCCCCTGGTTGGCTAATCCTTCCATCCGGAGGACATTCTTCCCAGATCCCCAGAG GAACACCAAGAAAAGTTCAGAGCTCAGAAACATACTAATGCACCTGCAGCCAGGGGCTCTGGGGCGTTCAGCCCGCATGGTGCTTTCGGCTGCCCTCCGGACACCAGCCAACATGGCAAGCCCAAAGAACAACCATATAGAACCAGGTACTAGTCATCCAGATAGCTCAG AGCCCAGAGCAGAGGAGCAAAACTCTGAGAATGATGTGCGTAggatgaaaagacagaaaatgcagGACCAAAG GCCTCCGTCCAACTCTAACTCTCAGCCAAACAGGAGGGGGACAACAAGGTCACGGCAAAGAAAACAACACCGACCCCAGGCCCAAAGTGATGGTGGCCAGGATAGTGGACAGTGCCCCATCTGTGCAG gCTCCTTCAACATTGAGAGTCTTCCCCTGCACGCTGCTACTTGTGGAGAGACCTTCTTGTCACCATATTCATCCTCGTCTTCCCCAGAGAGTTCACCACCCATTTCCTGGGTCCAGTGCCCTATCTGCCAGTTGCAGTTCTCAGCAAGAGAAGTAGAAGAACATGCCAGCGCATGTGGGGAGGTCCCTCAGGCATGA